A single Gambusia affinis linkage group LG22, SWU_Gaff_1.0, whole genome shotgun sequence DNA region contains:
- the hey2 gene encoding hairy/enhancer-of-split related with YRPW motif protein 2 isoform X2 → MKRPCEDSSPAGRERLPAGDSVGRASPAAQLMARKRRRGIIEKRRRDRINGSLSELRRLVPTAWEKQGSANLEKAEILQMTVEHLRTLQAGGTGQQEVLALDFLSLGFRECVNEAFCYLSTVEPLDSCDALRRRLLAHLSYCAAQRDAAAMTARLQPRPPRYSHWVATLRPAPYGPDGGGAPQRLVELLQHDVTSSSPSPSSSSSSLLPPPLSAPLFSFPVTLPFLPSSSSSQPPHPPWSSEVGAL, encoded by the exons ATGAAGCGGCCGTGTGAGGACAGCAGCCCGGCGGGCCGTGAGAGGCTTCCTGCGGG GGATTCGGTCGGACGCGCGTCTCCAGCGGCGCAGCTGATGGCGAGGAAGCGGCGCAGAGGG ATCATCGAGAAGCGGCGCAGGGATCGGATCAACGGCAGCCTGTCGGAGTTACGGCGACTCGTCCCGACGGCCTGGGAGAAACAG GGTTCTGCTAACCTGGAGAAAGCCGAGATCCTGCAGATGACCGTGGAGCATCTGAGGACGCTGCAGGCGGGAGGGAcag GTCAGCAGGAAGTGCTGGCGCTGGACTTCCTGTCTCTGGGCTTCAGGGAGTGTGTGAACGAAGCATTCTGCTACCTGAGCACCGTGGAACCCCTGGACTCCTGCGATGCGCTGCGGCGCCGCCTGCTGGCCCACCTCAGCTACTGCGCGGCCCAGCGGGACGCCGCCGCCATGACAGCACGCCTGCAGCCCCGCCCTCCCCGTTACAGCCACTGGGTGGCGACGCTGCGCCCGGCGCCTTATGGACCGGATGGCGGCGGCGCCCCCCAGAGgctggtggagctgctgcagcatgaTGTGACCTCCAGCTCACCttcaccttcctcctcctcttcctccctgctGCCCCCCCCACTGTCTGCCCCCCTCTTCTCCTTCCCCGTCACTCTGCCcttcctcccctcctcctcttcctcacagccCCCCCACCCACCCTGGAGCTCTGAGGTGGGGGCCttatga
- the hey2 gene encoding hairy/enhancer-of-split related with YRPW motif protein 2 isoform X1 → MKRPCEDSSPAGRERLPAGDSVGRASPAAQLMARKRRRGVGRPALRRVRRPGASDAPSVSCRFQIIEKRRRDRINGSLSELRRLVPTAWEKQGSANLEKAEILQMTVEHLRTLQAGGTGQQEVLALDFLSLGFRECVNEAFCYLSTVEPLDSCDALRRRLLAHLSYCAAQRDAAAMTARLQPRPPRYSHWVATLRPAPYGPDGGGAPQRLVELLQHDVTSSSPSPSSSSSSLLPPPLSAPLFSFPVTLPFLPSSSSSQPPHPPWSSEVGAL, encoded by the exons ATGAAGCGGCCGTGTGAGGACAGCAGCCCGGCGGGCCGTGAGAGGCTTCCTGCGGG GGATTCGGTCGGACGCGCGTCTCCAGCGGCGCAGCTGATGGCGAGGAAGCGGCGCAGAGGGGTAGGTCGGCCGGCGCTTCGCCGCGTCCGGAGGCCCGGCGCCTCCGACGCTCCTTCAGTTTCCTGTCGGTTCCAGATCATCGAGAAGCGGCGCAGGGATCGGATCAACGGCAGCCTGTCGGAGTTACGGCGACTCGTCCCGACGGCCTGGGAGAAACAG GGTTCTGCTAACCTGGAGAAAGCCGAGATCCTGCAGATGACCGTGGAGCATCTGAGGACGCTGCAGGCGGGAGGGAcag GTCAGCAGGAAGTGCTGGCGCTGGACTTCCTGTCTCTGGGCTTCAGGGAGTGTGTGAACGAAGCATTCTGCTACCTGAGCACCGTGGAACCCCTGGACTCCTGCGATGCGCTGCGGCGCCGCCTGCTGGCCCACCTCAGCTACTGCGCGGCCCAGCGGGACGCCGCCGCCATGACAGCACGCCTGCAGCCCCGCCCTCCCCGTTACAGCCACTGGGTGGCGACGCTGCGCCCGGCGCCTTATGGACCGGATGGCGGCGGCGCCCCCCAGAGgctggtggagctgctgcagcatgaTGTGACCTCCAGCTCACCttcaccttcctcctcctcttcctccctgctGCCCCCCCCACTGTCTGCCCCCCTCTTCTCCTTCCCCGTCACTCTGCCcttcctcccctcctcctcttcctcacagccCCCCCACCCACCCTGGAGCTCTGAGGTGGGGGCCttatga
- the hey2 gene encoding hairy/enhancer-of-split related with YRPW motif protein 2 isoform X3: protein MKRPCEDSSPAGRERLPAGDSVGRASPAAQLMARKRRRGIIEKRRRDRINGSLSELRRLVPTAWEKQGSANLEKAEILQMTVEHLRTLQAGGTGNHGNAETPAAGGGSGQQEVLALDFLSLGFRECVNEAFCYLSTVEPLDSCDALRRRLLAHLSYCAAQRDAAAMTARLQPRPPRYSHWVATLRPAPYGPDGGGAPQRLVELLQHDVTSSSPSPSSSSSSLLPPPLSAPLFSFPVTLPFLPSSSSSQPPHPPWSSEVGAL, encoded by the exons ATGAAGCGGCCGTGTGAGGACAGCAGCCCGGCGGGCCGTGAGAGGCTTCCTGCGGG GGATTCGGTCGGACGCGCGTCTCCAGCGGCGCAGCTGATGGCGAGGAAGCGGCGCAGAGGG ATCATCGAGAAGCGGCGCAGGGATCGGATCAACGGCAGCCTGTCGGAGTTACGGCGACTCGTCCCGACGGCCTGGGAGAAACAG GGTTCTGCTAACCTGGAGAAAGCCGAGATCCTGCAGATGACCGTGGAGCATCTGAGGACGCTGCAGGCGGGAGGGAcaggtaaccatggcaacgcaGAGACACCTGCAGCAGGCGGGG GGTCAGGTCAGCAGGAAGTGCTGGCGCTGGACTTCCTGTCTCTGGGCTTCAGGGAGTGTGTGAACGAAGCATTCTGCTACCTGAGCACCGTGGAACCCCTGGACTCCTGCGATGCGCTGCGGCGCCGCCTGCTGGCCCACCTCAGCTACTGCGCGGCCCAGCGGGACGCCGCCGCCATGACAGCACGCCTGCAGCCCCGCCCTCCCCGTTACAGCCACTGGGTGGCGACGCTGCGCCCGGCGCCTTATGGACCGGATGGCGGCGGCGCCCCCCAGAGgctggtggagctgctgcagcatgaTGTGACCTCCAGCTCACCttcaccttcctcctcctcttcctccctgctGCCCCCCCCACTGTCTGCCCCCCTCTTCTCCTTCCCCGTCACTCTGCCcttcctcccctcctcctcttcctcacagccCCCCCACCCACCCTGGAGCTCTGAGGTGGGGGCCttatga